The following proteins are co-located in the Apium graveolens cultivar Ventura chromosome 5, ASM990537v1, whole genome shotgun sequence genome:
- the LOC141661303 gene encoding MADS-box protein SOC1-like — MGLFVAFVKFGFDVIMHDMIECYRKCTKDVHANKTPDVQDIQHLKLETTCLAKKIELLEVDKCKLLGEGLGSCTLEELQQVEQHLEKSVCTIRDRKMQVYNEKIEQLKEKEKILATDNDILYAKVNLLPFYPD; from the exons ATGGGACTATTTGTAGCGTTTGTTAAGTTTGGATTTGATGTTAT CATGCATGACATGATAGAGTGCTATAGGAAGTGCACAAAAGATGTTCACGCTAACAAGACGCCCGACGTGCAGGACAT acaACATTTGAAGCTTGAAACAACATGTTTGGCAAAGAAGATAGAGCTTCTTGAGGTTGATAAGTG TAAGCTATTGGGAGAAGGTCTGGGCTCATGCACCCTAGAAGAACTGCAGCAAGTTGAACAGCACTTAGAGAAGAGTGTATGCACCATAAGAGATAGAAAG ATGCAGGTCTACAATGAAAAAATTGAGCAACTTAAAGAAAAG GAAAAGATCCTGGCAACAGATAATGACATCTTATATGCAAAGGTAAATCTACTTCCCTTTTATCCAGATTAG